From Jiangella mangrovi:
AGCTGTCCCGCCCGCTGAAGCTGTTCATCGCCGCCCAGCCCACCCGCGGCCTCGACGTCGGCTCCATCGAGTTCGTGCACAAGCGCATCGTCCGCGAGCGCGACAACGGCACGCCGGTCATCATCGTCTCCACGGAGCTCGACGAGATCAGCGCCCTGGCCGACCGCATCGCCGTCATGTACCGCGGCCACATCGTCGGCATCGTCCCGGGCGACACCGACCGCGACGTGCTGGGCCTCATGATGGCCGGCATCGCGCCGGGCGAGGCGCGCGCCGAGGCCGAGGCGCACCCGACGGAGGTGACGCTCGCGGGCGACGGCGCGGCGGCCGACCCCGTCGAGGACCGCACTGCTGACCCCGTCGGGGACCGCACCGCTGACGCCGTCGGCGACCGCACCGCTGACCCCGTCGCCGATGACCCGAAGGACGGACAGTCGTGACCGACACCCAGCCGGCCGCGCCCGAGGAGCAGCAGGCGAAGCCGCCCGCCGAAGAGAGCTTCGGCCAGCGGTTCATGCGCGAGCTGACCAGCGGCAGCATCCTGGTGACGATCCTGTCGGTGGTGCTGGCGCTGTTCATCGGCGCCATCCTCATCGCCGCGTCGGACCCCGAGGTGCAGGAGCCGGCGAAGTACTTCTTCTCGCGGCCGGGCGACACCCTGTCGGCTGCCTGGGACTCCGTGAGCAGCGCTTACAGCGCCCTGTTCACCGGATCGATCATCGACATCAACGAGTACACCGTCGGCCGGGCGCTGCGCCCGCTGGCCGAGACCGCGACCAACGCCGCACCGCTCATCGCCGCGGGCCTCGGCGTCGCGCTGGCGTTCCGGGCCGGCCTGTTCAACATCGGCGCCGAGGGCCAGATCATCCTCGGCGCGATCCTGGCCGGCTACGTCGGCTTCGGGATGCACCTGCCGACCGGCCTGCACCTGATCGTCGGCGTGCTGGCCGGCATCGTCGGCGGCGCGATCTGGGGCGGCATCGTCGGTGTGCTGAAGGCGCGGACGGGCGCCCACGAGGTCATCGTCACGATCATGCTCAACTACGTGGCGCGGTTCTTCATCGCCTACCTGCTGACGACGGCGGCCTTCCAGCGGCCAGGCGCGTCGAACCCCGTCAGCCCCATCGTCGACGAGTCCGCGCAGCTGACGCGGTTCTTCGACGACTCCCGGCTGCACCTCGGGTTCGTGCTCGTCCTCCTGGCCGCGTTCGGCGTCTGGTGGCTGCTCGAGCGCAGCACCATGGGCTTCGAGTTCCGCGCCGTCGGCGCCAACCCGAACGCCGCGCGCACGGCCGGCATGTCGGTCAGCCGCACCTACATCTGGGTGATGCTGCTGGCCGGTGGCCTGGCCGGCCTGGCCGGCGTCATGCAGGTGCTCGGGACGGAGCGGTACCTGACGGCCGGCATCTCCGCCGGCATCGGGTTCGACGCCATCACCGTCGCGCTGCTCGGCCGCGCGAGTCCGTGGGGGACGGTGGCCGCCGGGCTGCTGTTCGGCGCACTGCGCGCCGGCGGTGTGCCCATGCAGGCCGGCACCGGCACGCCCATCGACATCATCCTGGTCATCCAGTCGCTCATCGTCCTGTTCATCGCGGCGCCGCCGCTGGTTCGCGCCATCTTCCGGGTGCCCGTCCGGTCGGCCGGCCAACCCGTCGCCGGGCTGCAGAGGGGGTGGGGCGCGTGAGCGCGCCGACCATTCAGGCGCCGCCGCCCGCGGCCGTCTCGCCCGAGGAGCTCGCCCTGCGGCCGAGCTGGAAGACGCCCATCGTGTTCGGCGTGCTGGCGCTGGTCGCGCTCATCACGTTCGGCATCCTCGGCGAGTCCGGGCAGACCAGCACGTTCGGCATCTCCACCGGCTCCGACGCCTGGCAGATCGACCCGCTGGCGCTCTCGTCGCAGCCGGTGGCGCTGGGGCTGTCGCTGGTGTGCGTGGTCATCGCCGCGTACTCGGCCTGGCTGGTGCGGGCCGGGCAGGCCGTGCCGATGTGGCTGACGGTGCTGTTCACCGTCGCGTTCGTGCTGGCGTTCCTCGTGTGGGCGGTGGCCGGCGAGCAGATCTCGTTCACGTCGCTGCTGCAGGGCGCGCTGGCGCTGTCGGTGCCGCTGGTGTTCGGTGCGCTGTCCGGCGTGCTGTGCGAGCGGGCCGGCGTCATCAACATCGCCATCGAGGGCCAGCTGCTGGCCGGCGCCTTCCTGTCCGCTGTGGTCGCGACGCTGACCGGCAGCCTCTACGTGGGGCTCATCGCGGCGATCGTGGCCGGCCTGCTGGTGGCGTTCGTGCTGGCCGTGTTCGCGATCAAGTACATCGTCAACCAGATCATCGTCGGCGTCGTGCTGAACGTGCTGGTCATCGGCGTCACGAACTTCCTGTACGGGCAGCTGCTGGCGCCCGAGGCGGCCACCTGGAACAGCCCCGGCACGCTGCCGCGCATCGAGATCCCGCTGCTCAGCGAGATCCCCGTCATTGGGCCGGTGCTGTTCGAGCAGACCATCGTCGTCTACGCCATGTACGTGACGGTGATCCTGGTGCAGATCGCGCTCTTCCGCACCCGCTGGGGCCTGCGCGTCCGCGCCGTCGGCGAGCACCCGAAGGCGGCCGACACCCTGGGCATCCAGGTCAACAAGGTGCGCTTCCGCAACGTCCTGCTGGGCGGCGCGGTGGCGGGTCTCGGCGGCGCGTTCTTCACGCTCGGCAACGTCGGCGCGTTCTCGCGGGAGATGTCGGCCGGGCAGGGCTTCATCGCGCTGGCCGCCATGATCTTCGGCCGGTGGAGCCCGCTGGGGGCGCTCGGGGCGGCGCTGCTGTTCGGGTTCGCGAACAACCTGCAGAGCCTGCTGGGCATCATCGGCACGCCGATCCCCAGCGAGTTCATGCTGATGCTGCCGTACATCCTGACGATCTTCGCGGTCGCCGGGCTGGTCGGCCGGGTCCGCGCACCGGCCGCCGACGGCGAGCCGTACGTGAAGTCGTGACGTCCGTCGATTGGGCTGCGTTGCGCGCGGCCGCCGCCGAGGTGGCCGCGCACGCCTACGCGCCCTACTCCGGGTTCCCGGTCGGCGCGGCGGCGCTGGTCTCCGACGGGCGCGTCGTCGTCGGCTGCAACGTCGAGAACGCGGCCTACGGGGTCACCCTCTGCGCCGAGTGCGGGCTGGTGTCGTCGCTGGTCGCCGGCGGGGGTGGACGGCTGGTCGCCTTCACCTGCGTGGGCGGGGAGGACCGGCACCTGATCATGCCCTGCGGACGGTGCCGGCAACTGCTGTGGGAGCACGGCGGGGCCGCGTTGCTGGTCGAGACGCCGCTCGGCGTGCAGACCATGGACCAGGTGCTGCCGCAGGCGTTCGGCCCCGAGGACCTGCCGGACCCGCACCCGTAGGTCTTGCCGGCGGCCGCGGGCCTGCCTCGCCGCCCGCCCGTAAGGTGGGGTCCGCCCCCGTCCGCGACCGTCCCCGGGAGTCGCTCATGGAGTTGCAGACCGCGCGCGAGATCAAGGCCGAACTGCGCCGGCGCACCACCGCGCTGGCCGCGCCGCCCCGTCCGCACACGCCCACCGGAGGGGTCGCCGTCGGCGTGTGCGTCGTCGGGCCGCGGACCTACGGGGTCGCCGTGCGGACGTTCGGCACGTCCGAGCTGGCTCAGGCGGTCGTCGAGGCCGGGCGTGAGCTCGCCGGCGACCAGTGCGACGTCCGCGACGTCGGCGTCGTCCGCGCGCACACCGTCACCCAGCAATGGGACCCGGCCGACCTGCAGCAACGGCACCGCCCACTGCGGCCCGGGCTGTCGGTGTCGCACCTCGACGTCACGGCGGGCACCATCGGCGGCTTCGTCGTTCCCGCGTCCGACGGCGACGGCGGCGGCGTCCTCGTGCTGTCCAACAACCACGTGCTGGCCGACTCCGACCGCGGCCGGCCAGGCGACGTCATCGTCCAGCCGGGGGTGGCCGACGGCGGCGCGCCGGCGGCCGACCGCATCGGTGTGCTCGACGGCGTCGTGGCGCTCGACGAGGTGGCGCCCAACCTCGTCGACGCGGCGACGGCGCGGCTCGACGACGGCGTCGAGATGTCGGCCGACTACCCCGGCGGCCCGCTGACCGGCTGGGTCGCCGTCACCGACGACGTCGCCGTCGAGAAGGCCGGCCGCACCACCGGGCTCACCCAGGGCCGGGTCAGCGCCATCGAGATCGACGGCATCAGCGTGCAGTACCCGTCCGGTGTCCTCGAGTTCGACGACCAGATCGAGGTCACCGGTGGCGGGCGCGACGGGTTCTCGTCCGGCGGCGACAGCGGGTCCGTCGTCTACCGCCCCGACACCATGCAGGCCGTCGGCCTGCTCTTCGCCGGCAGCGACACCGGCGGCCCCGACGGCCAGGGGCTGACCTACTGCAACCCCATCGGCACGGTGCTCGAGAAGCTGGGCGTGCGGTTCGCCTGAGTCAGATCGCGGTGATCGACGACGGCGCCCGCTCGGCCCGGGCGAGGGCCCGGAGCACGGCCGGCGTGCCATGCTTGCGCGCCGACAACGTCGTGAGCAGGGCGAACACCGGTGCCAGTGCGACGTCGGGCAGCTCCGGCGTCTCGATGCCGACGCTGACGGCGAGGTCGTCGTCGTGGACGGCGATCTCGAGCAGCCGCGTCGTCAGGTAGTCGTCGAGGCTCAGCGACCAGCGGCCGGTCAGGTGCACGACGCGGTCGGCCGGCTCGGCGGCGAGGGCCGTGCGTAGTGCCGCCAGCGTCGCCGTCGTCCGCTCCACCAAGGCATCGGGACCATCGGCGGCGTTGGCGTCGCCGCCCGCGCGGATCTTCACGTTGGTCGCTGAGTCGACGCCGGTGTCGATCCAGGTGGACCGGGTGTAGTGGTCGAGCAGTGCGGCGGGCGGCACGTCCGGCACCGGCGTCGCCAGCACGTCCGGCAGCCCGAGGACCTGCCCGGCGAGGTGCCCGGCGAGCCCGGCGACCGTGAACTCCTCGAGGGCGCTCGGCTCGTCCCAATGGCGTGCAACCGCCGGGTCGCGGAGCAGCGCGATCGCCGTCGCCGCCGCGTCGAGATAGGTCTGCCGCACCGTCGTCATGCCCGTCAGCCTACGGGCGCGGCGGAAGTGCGATGATCCCACCATGGCAGCACCCGAACCCTTCGACGCCGTCGACGTCATCCGGACCAAGCGCGATCACGGCGAGCTCTCCGACGGGCAGATCGACTGGGTCGTCGACGCGTACACGCGCGGCGTCGTCGCCGACGAGCAGATGTCGGCGTTGGCCATGGCGATCCTGCTCAACGGCATGCAGCGGCGCGAGATCGCCCGGTGGACCGAGGCGATGATCCGCACCGGCCGGCGCATGGACTGGTCCGCCGTCGAGCGCCCCACCACCGACAAGCACTCCACCGGCGGCGTCGGCGACAAGATCACCCTTCCACTGGCGCCGACGGTGGCAGCCTGCGGTGCCGCGGTGCCCCAGCTGTCCGGGCGCGGGCTCGGCCACACCGGCGGCACGCTGGACAAGCTCGAGTCGATCCCGGGCTGGCGCGCGTCGCTGTCGGCGTCGGAGATGCTCGACGTGCTGCGTTCGACCGGCGCCGTCGTGTGCGCGGCCGGCGACGACCTCGCCCCGGCGGACAAGAAGCTGTACGCATTGCGCGACGTCACGAGCACCGTCGAGGCGATCCCGCTCATCGCGTCGTCGATCATGAGCAAGAAGATCGCCGAGGGCACCGGCGCGCTGGTCCTCGACGTCAAGGTGGGGTCCGGTGCGTTCATGAAGGACGTCCCGTCGGCGCGCGAGCTGGCGTCGACCATGGTCGCGCTCGGCTCGGACGCCGGGGTGCGGACCGTCGCGCTGCTGACGAACATGGAGACGCCGCTCGGGCTGACGGCGGGCAACGCGCTCGAGGTGCGCGAGTCGGTCGGGGTCCTCGACGGCGGCGGCCCCGAGGACGTCGTCGAGCTCACCGTCACGCTGGCGCGCGAGATGCTGGCCGCGGCCGGGCTCTCCGGCGGAAAGGACCCGGCCGACGCGCTGAAGGACGGCTCGGCCATGGACGTGTGGCGGCGGATGATCGCGGCACAGGGCGGCGACCCTTCGGCGCCGTTGCCGACGGCGAGTGAGACGCACACCGTCCTGGCGCCGGCGTCCGGCGTGCTGGCCCGCCTCGACGCGTACCAGGTGGGCGTCGCGGCCTGGAGGCTCGGCGCCGGCCGGGCCCGCAAGGACGAGTCGGTGCAGGCCGGCGCCGGGGTCGAGCTGCACGCCAAGCCGGGCGCGCTCGTGCGGGCCGGCGAGCCGCTGCTCACCCTGCACACCGACGAGCCGGCCCGGTTCGACCGCGCGCTCGAGGCGCTCGACGGCGGGTACCTCATCGCGCCCGAGGGCAGCCGGCCGGACCTCCCCGCACTGGTCATCGACCGCATCGGCTGAAGGAAGAG
This genomic window contains:
- a CDS encoding ABC transporter permease, whose amino-acid sequence is MTDTQPAAPEEQQAKPPAEESFGQRFMRELTSGSILVTILSVVLALFIGAILIAASDPEVQEPAKYFFSRPGDTLSAAWDSVSSAYSALFTGSIIDINEYTVGRALRPLAETATNAAPLIAAGLGVALAFRAGLFNIGAEGQIILGAILAGYVGFGMHLPTGLHLIVGVLAGIVGGAIWGGIVGVLKARTGAHEVIVTIMLNYVARFFIAYLLTTAAFQRPGASNPVSPIVDESAQLTRFFDDSRLHLGFVLVLLAAFGVWWLLERSTMGFEFRAVGANPNAARTAGMSVSRTYIWVMLLAGGLAGLAGVMQVLGTERYLTAGISAGIGFDAITVALLGRASPWGTVAAGLLFGALRAGGVPMQAGTGTPIDIILVIQSLIVLFIAAPPLVRAIFRVPVRSAGQPVAGLQRGWGA
- a CDS encoding ABC transporter permease subunit, which gives rise to MSAPTIQAPPPAAVSPEELALRPSWKTPIVFGVLALVALITFGILGESGQTSTFGISTGSDAWQIDPLALSSQPVALGLSLVCVVIAAYSAWLVRAGQAVPMWLTVLFTVAFVLAFLVWAVAGEQISFTSLLQGALALSVPLVFGALSGVLCERAGVINIAIEGQLLAGAFLSAVVATLTGSLYVGLIAAIVAGLLVAFVLAVFAIKYIVNQIIVGVVLNVLVIGVTNFLYGQLLAPEAATWNSPGTLPRIEIPLLSEIPVIGPVLFEQTIVVYAMYVTVILVQIALFRTRWGLRVRAVGEHPKAADTLGIQVNKVRFRNVLLGGAVAGLGGAFFTLGNVGAFSREMSAGQGFIALAAMIFGRWSPLGALGAALLFGFANNLQSLLGIIGTPIPSEFMLMLPYILTIFAVAGLVGRVRAPAADGEPYVKS
- a CDS encoding cytidine deaminase, which translates into the protein MTSVDWAALRAAAAEVAAHAYAPYSGFPVGAAALVSDGRVVVGCNVENAAYGVTLCAECGLVSSLVAGGGGRLVAFTCVGGEDRHLIMPCGRCRQLLWEHGGAALLVETPLGVQTMDQVLPQAFGPEDLPDPHP
- a CDS encoding maleylpyruvate isomerase N-terminal domain-containing protein — its product is MTTVRQTYLDAAATAIALLRDPAVARHWDEPSALEEFTVAGLAGHLAGQVLGLPDVLATPVPDVPPAALLDHYTRSTWIDTGVDSATNVKIRAGGDANAADGPDALVERTTATLAALRTALAAEPADRVVHLTGRWSLSLDDYLTTRLLEIAVHDDDLAVSVGIETPELPDVALAPVFALLTTLSARKHGTPAVLRALARAERAPSSITAI
- a CDS encoding thymidine phosphorylase, whose product is MAAPEPFDAVDVIRTKRDHGELSDGQIDWVVDAYTRGVVADEQMSALAMAILLNGMQRREIARWTEAMIRTGRRMDWSAVERPTTDKHSTGGVGDKITLPLAPTVAACGAAVPQLSGRGLGHTGGTLDKLESIPGWRASLSASEMLDVLRSTGAVVCAAGDDLAPADKKLYALRDVTSTVEAIPLIASSIMSKKIAEGTGALVLDVKVGSGAFMKDVPSARELASTMVALGSDAGVRTVALLTNMETPLGLTAGNALEVRESVGVLDGGGPEDVVELTVTLAREMLAAAGLSGGKDPADALKDGSAMDVWRRMIAAQGGDPSAPLPTASETHTVLAPASGVLARLDAYQVGVAAWRLGAGRARKDESVQAGAGVELHAKPGALVRAGEPLLTLHTDEPARFDRALEALDGGYLIAPEGSRPDLPALVIDRIG